The DNA sequence TCCGCGGTCGCTAACGCCGAGTCGCGTCCAGACCGGCACTGGAACGGCGACGAGCTCGTCGTCGTCACCGCGTACGCCGACGAGGGCCCGACGCTGAAGCGCTGGCAGGCCCGCGCCCGCGGACGCGCGTCGAAGATCTTCAAGCGGACGTGCCACATCACCGTCGTGCTCGAGCAGGCGGAGACCGAGAGGACGGGGAGCTAGTGGGACAGAAAATTCATCCCGGCGGCCTGCGGGTGGGGATCATCCACCGCTGGAAGTCGAACTGGTACACGGGCAAGAAGGAGTTCCCTGCGTACCTGCTCGAGGACGTGAAG is a window from the Candidatus Binatia bacterium genome containing:
- the rplV gene encoding 50S ribosomal protein L22, whose product is MATVETQAQQVRAQAKWVHSSARKARLVTDLIRGRSVPEARTILAFSQRAVARDIEKVLRSAVANAESRPDRHWNGDELVVVTAYADEGPTLKRWQARARGRASKIFKRTCHITVVLEQAETERTGS